A DNA window from Candidatus Methylomirabilota bacterium contains the following coding sequences:
- a CDS encoding bifunctional (p)ppGpp synthetase/guanosine-3',5'-bis(diphosphate) 3'-pyrophosphohydrolase — protein MGIEGIVETIKAYNPEADVAVLRRAYEFAASIHQGQARRSGDPYLSHPMEVAAILTELKMDVRSIAAGFLHDAIEDTQTTIKEIRTVFGDEIADLVDGVTKLSKLPFSTREDRQAESFRKMLLAMAKDIRVIMIKLADRLHNMRTLDPLPEAKRRLIANETLEIYAPLAHRLGIAKIKQELEDLSLRQLEPEAYRDLTIQIVQKRREREAQINEVIAILQQKLGELEIPCEIRGRPKHFYSIYRKMHEQGKTFDEIYDLTAVRLLTDSLKDCYGALGVVHSLWKPIPGRFKDFIAVPKSNMYQSLHTTVVGPKGEPVEIQIRTHEMHRTAEEGIAAHWAYKEGKATLDETERNFLWLRQLLDWGQDLKDSREFLDTVRFDLFPEEVYVFTPKGDVKALPRGSTPIDFGFSIHTDVGLHCAGARVNGRIVPLRYELRNGDIVEIVTAATQHPSRDWLKIVKSSRARSRIKTWIKNEERVRSIGLGRELLEREHRKLGKGGWLKLETFPQVLQQYGVANEEDLYAAIGYGKISPRQAVLKLLPPEQAQAIVEKETKGRGPVIPAEAEGIRINGVDDILVHFAKCCNPLPGDEIIGFITRGRGVTIHSADCPNIIAFRFDRERQIDVQWDDRVKMPHQVKILVTIGEDRPGLLAEISTAISSTNTNIAQAEVKVTEDKRGMNTFVLEVVDLKQLQVAMQAIRRVRGVMGVERIRKH, from the coding sequence ATGGGGATCGAAGGGATCGTTGAGACCATCAAAGCGTATAACCCTGAAGCGGACGTCGCCGTCCTGCGCAGGGCTTACGAGTTCGCTGCGTCCATTCATCAGGGGCAGGCGCGGCGCTCGGGCGATCCCTATCTCTCGCACCCCATGGAGGTCGCGGCGATCCTGACGGAACTCAAGATGGATGTCCGCTCCATCGCCGCAGGGTTCCTGCACGATGCCATCGAGGATACCCAGACCACCATAAAAGAGATCCGGACGGTCTTTGGAGACGAGATCGCCGATCTGGTGGACGGGGTGACCAAACTTTCCAAGCTCCCGTTTTCTACCCGTGAGGATCGCCAGGCCGAAAGTTTCCGGAAAATGCTTTTGGCGATGGCGAAGGATATTCGGGTCATCATGATTAAGCTGGCGGACCGCCTCCATAATATGCGAACTCTGGACCCGCTGCCCGAGGCCAAGCGCCGCCTCATCGCCAATGAAACCCTGGAGATCTATGCCCCATTGGCCCATCGCCTGGGCATCGCCAAAATCAAGCAGGAGCTCGAGGACCTGAGTCTCCGACAGTTGGAACCGGAGGCCTACCGGGACTTGACCATCCAGATCGTCCAGAAGCGACGGGAGCGTGAGGCCCAAATCAACGAGGTAATCGCCATCCTGCAGCAGAAACTGGGCGAGCTCGAGATCCCGTGCGAGATTCGGGGTCGCCCCAAACACTTCTATTCGATATACCGGAAGATGCACGAGCAGGGAAAAACCTTTGACGAGATCTATGACCTCACGGCAGTTCGACTGCTGACGGACAGCCTCAAAGATTGTTACGGAGCGTTAGGAGTGGTCCACAGCCTCTGGAAGCCGATCCCGGGCCGGTTCAAGGACTTCATTGCCGTCCCCAAGTCCAACATGTACCAGTCGCTTCACACGACCGTGGTCGGCCCCAAGGGGGAGCCCGTGGAGATCCAGATCCGAACCCATGAAATGCACAGGACGGCGGAGGAGGGGATTGCCGCCCACTGGGCCTATAAGGAGGGCAAGGCTACCCTGGATGAGACGGAACGAAACTTCCTCTGGTTGCGCCAGCTTCTCGATTGGGGCCAGGATCTCAAGGATAGCCGGGAGTTTTTGGATACGGTACGCTTTGACCTCTTTCCAGAGGAGGTCTATGTCTTTACTCCCAAGGGGGATGTGAAGGCGCTGCCCCGGGGGTCGACGCCGATCGACTTTGGCTTCAGCATCCATACCGACGTTGGGCTACACTGTGCGGGGGCCCGGGTCAACGGCCGGATCGTCCCCCTCCGCTATGAACTCCGCAATGGCGATATCGTGGAAATCGTTACAGCGGCCACGCAACATCCGAGTCGAGACTGGCTCAAGATCGTCAAGTCCTCTCGGGCCCGGAGCCGCATCAAGACCTGGATCAAGAACGAGGAGCGCGTCCGGTCCATCGGGCTGGGAAGAGAGCTTTTGGAGCGAGAGCATCGAAAGCTGGGAAAGGGCGGCTGGCTGAAACTCGAGACGTTTCCCCAGGTGTTGCAGCAATACGGGGTCGCGAATGAAGAGGATTTGTACGCGGCCATCGGCTACGGCAAGATCTCTCCCCGTCAGGCCGTGCTGAAACTCTTGCCTCCCGAGCAAGCCCAAGCAATCGTGGAGAAGGAGACCAAGGGACGGGGACCCGTGATCCCGGCGGAGGCGGAGGGGATCCGGATCAACGGGGTTGATGACATCCTGGTCCACTTTGCCAAGTGCTGTAACCCTCTCCCGGGTGACGAAATCATCGGCTTCATCACTCGGGGACGCGGGGTGACCATCCACTCTGCTGATTGTCCCAATATCATTGCGTTCCGGTTTGATCGTGAGCGACAGATTGACGTACAGTGGGATGACCGGGTCAAGATGCCTCACCAGGTGAAGATCCTGGTGACCATCGGGGAAGACCGGCCAGGGCTCTTGGCCGAGATCAGTACTGCCATCTCTTCTACGAACACAAATATTGCGCAGGCAGAGGTCAAGGTCACCGAGGATAAGCGAGGAATGAACACTTTTGTCTTGGAGGTGGTCGATCTGAAGCAGCTTCAGGTTGCCATGCAGGCGATCCGGCGCGTCCGAGGCGTGATGGGAGTGGAGCGGATCCGCAAGCACTGA
- the recG gene encoding ATP-dependent DNA helicase RecG — translation MSRQGVSSPPLTPNLSIPVQYLKGVGPKRAEAFARLGVRTVTDALYLLPLRHEDRSHLRLIRDIRPGFQETVVGEVKGARISLTRRRVKIVSVIVGDRTGSLVAKWFHQPYLKNRFPPGKQFIFSGKVTWGPGLEMVNPDYEEWDAGEQVHTGRLIPIYPRTEGLYPRWLRKFMKGLIATWTQSVQDFLPQEIPRRHVLMALPDALRAIHFPETKEEAEAGKRRLVFDDLLLLGLGVAMRRQAAEAEVAEVITGRLELEQTVLARLGFPLTAAQQRVLADIKADMARPRPMTRLLQGDVGSGKTAVAFLAVVHAVGSGFQAAIMVPTEVLAEQHYLKAQALLEPVGVRVSLLSGATLGRERERRRQAIMTGEVQVAVGTHALLQEGVTFHRLGLVIVDEQHRFGVKQRAELTAKGCCPHTLVMTATPIPRTLALTLYGDLNLSTIDELPPGRQPVKTQLLHEGMRLQAYRFVMEEVRKGGAAYIICPLVEESVDGDLKAATGLAAELQQGILQVSSVGCLHGRMRTEQKREVMNAFRSGQIQVLVATTVVEVGMDVPRATVVVVEHAERLGLTQLHQIRGRVGRNQTQAHCILIHSHHLTDEGKARLQAMVECTDGFQIAERDLEIRGPGDLFGTRQAGLPDLKVAHLLRDAKLLEVAWREAFMLVEDSPDLSAYPLLRDTVRHRWEGTLGLASVG, via the coding sequence ATGAGTAGGCAAGGAGTTTCTTCACCGCCCCTCACCCCAAACCTGAGCATACCGGTACAATACCTCAAGGGGGTTGGGCCGAAACGGGCAGAGGCCTTCGCCCGGCTCGGGGTCCGGACCGTGACGGATGCCCTCTACCTCCTTCCTCTTCGCCACGAGGATCGGAGTCATCTTCGACTGATCCGGGATATCCGACCCGGATTTCAGGAGACGGTGGTGGGCGAGGTCAAAGGGGCGAGGATCAGTCTCACCCGTCGGAGGGTCAAGATCGTTTCGGTTATCGTCGGAGACAGGACTGGAAGTCTTGTCGCAAAATGGTTCCATCAACCCTACCTCAAGAACCGATTTCCACCGGGAAAGCAGTTCATTTTTTCGGGAAAGGTCACCTGGGGTCCTGGGCTCGAGATGGTCAACCCCGATTACGAGGAGTGGGACGCTGGGGAACAGGTCCACACGGGTCGCCTCATTCCGATCTATCCCAGAACTGAAGGACTTTACCCCCGATGGCTCAGGAAATTCATGAAGGGCCTCATCGCAACGTGGACCCAATCGGTTCAGGACTTCCTGCCTCAAGAGATTCCCCGTCGTCACGTTTTGATGGCTCTTCCCGATGCCCTCCGAGCGATCCACTTTCCTGAGACAAAGGAGGAGGCGGAAGCAGGGAAAAGACGCCTTGTCTTCGACGACCTGCTACTTCTCGGCCTAGGAGTGGCCATGCGGCGCCAGGCAGCGGAGGCGGAAGTAGCAGAAGTCATCACAGGACGGCTGGAATTGGAACAGACCGTGCTGGCGCGCCTCGGTTTTCCCCTGACCGCTGCCCAGCAACGGGTCCTGGCGGACATCAAGGCCGACATGGCCCGGCCCAGGCCGATGACCCGGCTGTTGCAAGGGGATGTGGGGTCCGGGAAGACCGCCGTAGCATTCCTCGCCGTGGTTCATGCAGTGGGAAGCGGTTTCCAGGCAGCGATCATGGTTCCAACCGAGGTCTTGGCGGAGCAGCACTATCTCAAGGCGCAAGCCCTCTTAGAACCCGTGGGGGTTCGGGTGAGTCTGCTCAGTGGAGCAACGCTTGGCAGGGAGCGGGAGAGACGCCGGCAGGCCATCATGACGGGGGAGGTCCAGGTGGCGGTCGGAACCCACGCCCTCCTTCAGGAGGGAGTCACCTTTCATCGCCTGGGCTTGGTCATCGTGGATGAGCAGCACCGTTTCGGCGTGAAGCAGCGGGCAGAACTTACCGCCAAAGGTTGCTGCCCCCACACCTTGGTGATGACGGCGACCCCTATCCCCCGGACCTTGGCCCTCACGCTGTATGGCGACTTGAATCTCTCCACCATTGACGAACTGCCACCGGGCCGGCAACCGGTCAAGACCCAGCTCTTACACGAGGGGATGCGCCTCCAGGCATATCGGTTTGTCATGGAAGAAGTGCGAAAAGGGGGAGCTGCCTACATCATTTGTCCCCTAGTGGAAGAGTCCGTTGACGGGGATCTCAAGGCGGCAACGGGATTGGCCGCTGAGCTCCAGCAGGGAATCCTGCAGGTCAGCAGCGTCGGATGCCTTCACGGGCGGATGCGGACGGAGCAAAAGCGAGAGGTCATGAACGCCTTCCGCAGCGGACAGATCCAGGTTTTAGTGGCCACAACGGTGGTGGAGGTGGGGATGGACGTTCCACGTGCGACTGTGGTGGTGGTGGAGCATGCAGAGCGCCTCGGACTCACGCAACTCCACCAGATTCGTGGACGGGTGGGGCGAAACCAAACTCAAGCACACTGCATCCTGATCCACAGCCACCATCTCACGGACGAGGGGAAGGCCAGACTCCAGGCCATGGTAGAGTGTACCGATGGATTTCAGATTGCTGAACGGGATTTAGAGATCAGAGGCCCGGGAGACCTCTTTGGCACGAGGCAAGCAGGACTGCCTGATCTGAAAGTGGCCCACCTGCTCCGCGACGCCAAGCTGCTCGAGGTCGCTTGGCGGGAAGCCTTCATGCTGGTGGAGGACAGTCCTGACTTGAGTGCCTATCCCCTGCTTCGTGATACCGTCCGGCATCGGTGGGAGGGAACCCTGGGTCTGGCGAGTGTCGGCTGA
- the rsmD gene encoding 16S rRNA (guanine(966)-N(2))-methyltransferase RsmD, whose protein sequence is MRVIAGVAKGRRLRVPRRKEVRPTSEYLREALFDILGCSVHRVHFLDLYAGSGAVGIEALSRGAAEVVFLEQDPACLRVLRENVEMTGLQKHRVVAGDVLRLLPRLVRQGERFEIVFLDPPYGTDLAMRTLDALASGDMLQPSGIVIVEHFAKEPLPQRIGMLSQIREKAHGQTVLSFYGKRAEDEQ, encoded by the coding sequence ATGCGGGTGATTGCAGGAGTCGCGAAAGGACGACGGCTCAGAGTTCCAAGGAGAAAAGAAGTCCGTCCAACTTCCGAATATCTTCGAGAAGCTCTTTTTGATATCCTCGGGTGCTCGGTCCACCGGGTCCACTTTTTAGACCTGTACGCCGGATCGGGGGCCGTGGGGATTGAAGCGCTAAGCCGTGGCGCTGCCGAGGTAGTTTTCCTCGAGCAGGATCCGGCGTGCCTGCGGGTTCTTCGAGAGAACGTCGAAATGACCGGATTGCAGAAGCACCGGGTGGTAGCTGGCGATGTGCTCCGCCTTCTTCCACGGCTAGTCCGTCAAGGGGAGAGATTTGAAATCGTCTTTCTCGATCCGCCTTACGGGACCGATCTCGCCATGCGCACGCTGGACGCACTGGCATCCGGCGACATGCTCCAACCTAGCGGAATTGTCATCGTCGAGCACTTTGCCAAAGAGCCGCTCCCGCAGCGCATTGGGATGCTTTCGCAGATCCGGGAGAAGGCGCACGGACAGACGGTCTTGAGCTTTTACGGAAAAAGAGCGGAGGATGAGCAGTGA
- a CDS encoding HIT family protein has product MDCIFCQIRDGQIPSTRVYEDALTLAFMDINPVNEGHLLIISKAHAETIYDMSPPDLAAVSATAKKMAEAIRHALHPEGLNLYQANGAAASQVVPHFHLHLIPRWKGDGKGFDWKLVKGDPERIRVTAEKIRAQVPTERT; this is encoded by the coding sequence ATGGACTGTATTTTTTGCCAGATCCGGGACGGACAAATTCCGTCGACCCGTGTCTACGAGGATGCCCTCACCTTAGCATTTATGGATATCAACCCAGTGAATGAAGGGCACCTGCTGATCATCTCCAAGGCTCATGCCGAAACGATCTATGATATGTCCCCTCCGGATCTTGCTGCGGTTTCGGCCACGGCCAAAAAGATGGCAGAGGCGATCCGTCATGCCCTCCACCCGGAGGGACTCAACCTGTACCAAGCCAATGGGGCAGCGGCCTCTCAGGTCGTTCCGCATTTTCACCTTCACCTGATTCCGCGGTGGAAGGGAGACGGGAAAGGTTTTGACTGGAAGCTTGTCAAGGGGGATCCGGAGCGTATCAGGGTTACGGCGGAGAAGATCCGGGCACAGGTACCAACGGAACGGACGTGA
- a CDS encoding GntG family PLP-dependent aldolase, with the protein MGQGESFVDLRSDTVTTPTEAMREAMRTAVVGDDVYGEDPTVNRLEALAAQRLGKEAALYVPSGTMGNQVALMTHVGRGQEVILEETCHIYNFSVGGPASLAGILTRTLRGMNGILDPEEVRQAIRIESLHTPGTALVCLESPTNRGGGTIYPLSLLEDIFELAHHAGVGVHLDGARIFNAATATGLPAAEFARWADSIMFCLSKSLAAPIGSLVAGTREFIHRARRFRKLLGGGMRQAGVIAAAGIVALETMVDRLREDHENARLLAEGLSKIEGIEIDLKRVETNIIIFAVRHPKINASMLTRRLREERILVHQISADAIRCLTHKDVSQEDVLQARETIHKAMGT; encoded by the coding sequence ATGGGGCAGGGAGAGTCGTTCGTGGACTTGAGAAGTGACACCGTCACCACCCCCACTGAGGCGATGCGCGAGGCCATGCGAACCGCCGTCGTGGGAGATGATGTTTATGGCGAAGACCCGACGGTGAACCGGCTGGAGGCGTTGGCAGCCCAGCGGCTGGGAAAGGAGGCAGCGCTCTATGTCCCTTCCGGGACCATGGGGAATCAGGTTGCCCTTATGACCCATGTCGGGCGGGGACAGGAGGTCATCCTTGAGGAAACCTGCCACATTTATAACTTTTCGGTGGGAGGACCGGCATCCCTGGCGGGGATCCTCACCAGAACACTCCGAGGGATGAACGGCATCCTTGACCCTGAGGAAGTCCGGCAGGCAATACGTATAGAGAGCCTTCACACCCCCGGGACCGCGCTCGTCTGCCTGGAGAGTCCTACCAACCGGGGGGGCGGGACCATCTATCCTCTGTCGCTACTCGAGGATATCTTTGAACTGGCCCACCACGCGGGGGTTGGTGTTCACCTGGATGGGGCGCGTATTTTTAACGCGGCGACGGCTACGGGGCTTCCGGCGGCGGAATTCGCTCGATGGGCAGATTCGATCATGTTTTGTCTCTCGAAAAGCCTCGCGGCCCCCATCGGTTCTCTCGTCGCCGGAACCCGCGAATTCATTCACCGGGCCAGGCGATTCCGGAAACTCCTGGGAGGTGGGATGCGCCAAGCAGGAGTGATTGCGGCCGCTGGGATCGTAGCCCTCGAGACGATGGTGGACCGGCTCCGTGAGGATCACGAAAACGCCCGCCTCCTTGCCGAGGGCCTCTCCAAGATTGAGGGGATTGAAATCGACCTGAAACGGGTCGAGACAAACATTATCATCTTCGCCGTCCGGCACCCCAAGATCAACGCCTCCATGCTCACCCGAAGGCTCCGGGAGGAGCGGATCCTGGTCCATCAAATTTCCGCCGATGCGATTCGTTGCCTCACCCACAAGGACGTTTCCCAAGAGGATGTCTTGCAGGCTCGAGAGACGATTCACAAGGCCATGGGGACGTAG
- a CDS encoding ABC transporter substrate-binding protein, translating to MKGSSGWPGPSASSVDGSGDERQETGCAINREVGAARAQEYRATMKRCFVFVGLPLLATILIGAGNPPRRGGAYHYTLGPSDPPSLDPVHITDTVSHAVASELFDGLVAFDHALKIRPAIARRWVISKDGRTYTFELHPDVKFHNGRTVTAEDFRFSFEHLLNPKTRSERTWILEKILGAGKFMAGEATSVRGIQVLGPHTLELTLERPFAPFLALLAYPAASVVPREAVERWGRQFSSHPIGTGPFRFREWRHDDRVVVEANRDYFQGSPYLDQIVFRVIPDAMTRFQEFKAGNLDHTDIPTGLFRVIQNDPSLSSMLAAHSSMGINAIQFNLEKSPFRGNRKLRQAFNYAVDKAAIAQVILEGRVLPARSVLPPGLLGHDSELHGYPYDKEKARRLLAEAGYERGRGLPAVTLYYNTGLVNRTIAEFVQGTLRRIGVMIALRELDWPAYLNLVDRGEAQLFRLGWLADYPDPENFLTVLFHSRNVGSKGNLSRYANPRVDALLDRADESLDTAERARLYHEAEKIILADAPWIFLHYYSTDVLIQPWVKGLREQISAMDSAPTLGMVRMRTVWLDK from the coding sequence GTGAAGGGCTCGAGCGGCTGGCCAGGGCCCTCGGCCAGCTCGGTTGATGGATCCGGTGACGAGAGGCAAGAGACCGGCTGCGCGATCAACCGTGAGGTGGGTGCCGCCCGTGCCCAGGAGTATCGCGCGACGATGAAGCGATGCTTCGTGTTTGTCGGTTTACCCCTCTTGGCAACCATCCTGATAGGAGCAGGAAACCCGCCCCGCCGGGGAGGAGCTTATCACTACACACTCGGCCCCTCAGATCCGCCCTCCCTCGATCCCGTTCATATCACCGATACCGTCTCCCATGCGGTAGCCTCGGAACTCTTTGACGGGCTCGTCGCCTTTGATCACGCGCTGAAGATCCGCCCGGCGATTGCCAGGCGATGGGTCATTTCGAAGGACGGACGGACCTACACCTTCGAGCTCCATCCCGATGTGAAGTTTCACAATGGCCGCACGGTCACCGCCGAAGACTTTCGCTTCAGCTTTGAGCATCTCCTCAATCCCAAGACGCGCTCAGAACGGACCTGGATTCTCGAAAAAATCCTAGGAGCTGGCAAGTTTATGGCCGGCGAGGCCACCAGCGTGCGGGGGATTCAGGTCCTCGGCCCGCACACGCTTGAGCTGACCCTGGAACGTCCCTTTGCCCCGTTCCTCGCCTTGCTCGCTTATCCTGCGGCCAGCGTGGTGCCCCGCGAGGCTGTAGAGCGGTGGGGCCGACAGTTTTCGAGCCATCCGATCGGGACCGGGCCGTTCCGCTTCCGCGAGTGGCGCCATGACGATCGCGTGGTCGTTGAAGCCAATCGGGACTACTTCCAAGGTTCTCCCTACCTCGACCAGATCGTCTTCCGGGTGATCCCGGACGCCATGACTCGGTTTCAGGAGTTTAAGGCCGGAAACCTCGACCATACGGATATCCCCACGGGTCTCTTCCGGGTGATACAGAACGATCCATCACTGAGCAGCATGCTCGCTGCCCACTCCTCCATGGGGATCAATGCTATTCAGTTTAACCTCGAAAAGTCGCCTTTTCGAGGAAACCGAAAGCTGCGACAGGCCTTCAACTATGCCGTAGACAAGGCAGCTATTGCGCAGGTGATCCTAGAGGGAAGGGTGCTGCCAGCTCGGTCCGTCCTCCCACCCGGGTTACTGGGGCATGATTCGGAGCTCCACGGATACCCCTACGACAAAGAAAAAGCGAGGCGCCTTCTAGCCGAGGCAGGATATGAGAGGGGGAGGGGGCTCCCGGCCGTGACCCTCTATTACAACACCGGCCTGGTGAACCGGACAATTGCCGAGTTTGTCCAGGGGACGCTTCGGAGGATCGGGGTGATGATCGCGCTGCGAGAACTGGACTGGCCCGCCTACCTCAACCTGGTGGACAGGGGTGAGGCGCAGTTGTTCCGCCTCGGGTGGTTGGCGGACTATCCCGACCCAGAGAATTTTCTCACGGTGCTCTTTCACAGCCGCAATGTCGGATCCAAGGGCAACCTTTCCCGGTATGCCAATCCCCGCGTGGATGCCCTGCTGGACCGGGCTGATGAGAGCCTGGACACGGCTGAGCGAGCCCGCCTCTACCACGAGGCCGAAAAGATCATCCTCGCGGACGCCCCATGGATCTTCCTCCATTACTACAGTACGGATGTCTTAATTCAGCCCTGGGTGAAGGGTCTCCGGGAGCAAATCTCGGCGATGGACAGCGCCCCCACCCTCGGTATGGTTCGGATGCGGACGGTGTGGCTGGACAAGTAG
- a CDS encoding pyridoxal phosphate-dependent aminotransferase, translating to MPLSRRARSISPSSTLAITTMAKQMQAEGIDIISFAGSEPDFDTPGHVREAGIRAIQEGFTRYTASAGIEELRDAVVVKLKRDNGLEYTRDEVITCAGSTQGLFNLAMVLFDKRDEVIIPAPYWVSYPEQIRLADATPVFASTHEEEGFRLKRRDIERVLTSRTKAVILNSPCNPTGAVIDTEELMAIAELAVERDFYLVSDEAYETLTYDGVKHVSIASLGDETKARTFVAGSTSKSYAMTGWRLGYVAGPKEVLRAMIDLQSHSTSAPTSVSQKTAVAALLGPQEPVEAMRREFDRRRRYLLEQIQSIPGVTCIPPQGTFYAFPNVSAFYGKKIARGRKISGSADLTAYLLREGRVTVVPGMDFGSDKHIRLSYCMNMELIGEGLERLARALGQLG from the coding sequence ATGCCACTGTCACGACGGGCCCGGAGCATCAGCCCCTCGTCGACCCTTGCCATCACCACCATGGCAAAGCAGATGCAGGCGGAGGGGATCGATATTATCAGTTTCGCGGGGAGCGAGCCTGACTTCGATACGCCGGGACACGTGCGGGAGGCCGGTATACGAGCCATCCAAGAGGGATTCACCCGGTATACTGCCTCCGCAGGGATCGAAGAGCTCCGGGATGCGGTGGTAGTCAAGCTCAAACGGGATAACGGGTTGGAGTACACCCGAGATGAGGTCATCACATGTGCCGGGTCCACACAAGGGCTTTTTAATTTGGCCATGGTCCTCTTTGATAAACGGGATGAGGTCATCATTCCTGCTCCCTACTGGGTGAGTTATCCCGAACAGATCCGTCTGGCAGATGCCACGCCCGTCTTTGCCTCCACTCACGAGGAAGAGGGCTTTCGCCTCAAGCGGAGGGACATTGAGCGGGTCTTGACCAGTCGGACCAAGGCCGTGATCCTTAATAGCCCGTGCAATCCCACAGGTGCGGTGATCGATACCGAGGAGCTCATGGCTATCGCGGAACTGGCCGTGGAAAGGGATTTCTATCTGGTGTCTGATGAGGCCTATGAGACGCTTACCTATGATGGAGTAAAGCATGTGAGCATCGCGTCTTTGGGGGACGAAACCAAGGCGCGAACCTTTGTGGCGGGATCGACCTCCAAGTCCTACGCCATGACGGGGTGGCGACTGGGCTATGTCGCCGGTCCGAAGGAGGTGCTCAGGGCCATGATCGATCTCCAGAGCCATTCGACTTCGGCCCCAACCTCCGTGAGCCAGAAGACCGCCGTGGCCGCCCTGTTAGGTCCCCAGGAGCCGGTCGAGGCGATGCGTCGCGAATTCGATAGGCGCCGGCGATACCTGTTGGAGCAGATCCAGAGCATTCCGGGTGTGACCTGTATCCCACCACAGGGAACCTTCTACGCTTTTCCAAACGTCTCTGCTTTTTACGGGAAGAAAATTGCACGGGGTCGAAAAATTAGCGGCTCGGCCGACCTCACGGCCTATCTCCTTCGAGAGGGCCGCGTCACGGTCGTGCCGGGTATGGACTTTGGCAGCGACAAGCATATCCGTCTCTCGTATTGCATGAACATGGAGCTGATCGGTGAAGGGCTCGAGCGGCTGGCCAGGGCCCTCGGCCAGCTCGGTTGA
- the coaD gene encoding pantetheine-phosphate adenylyltransferase — translation MKSSLAVYPGTFDPFTNGHLDILERASQIFPRMIVAIVATAEKSPLFPVEERMQIIRDATREMKGVRVDAFDGLLVDYVSEQGARVVIRGLRAISDFEFEFQMALMNRRLADGIETVFLMPHESYTYLSSRLVKEVSLLGGTVKGLVSPMVERMLRDRYRQRKPGKK, via the coding sequence GTGAAGAGCTCCCTGGCAGTCTACCCCGGCACCTTTGATCCCTTTACCAATGGTCACCTGGACATCCTGGAACGGGCGTCTCAGATATTTCCTCGGATGATTGTTGCAATCGTCGCCACCGCCGAAAAATCCCCTCTCTTTCCTGTAGAGGAGCGCATGCAGATCATCCGGGATGCGACCAGAGAGATGAAGGGGGTGCGGGTGGATGCTTTTGATGGTCTCCTCGTCGACTATGTGAGCGAACAGGGGGCGAGAGTCGTAATCCGTGGTCTCAGGGCCATCTCCGACTTCGAGTTTGAGTTTCAGATGGCCCTGATGAACCGGCGTCTGGCCGACGGGATAGAGACAGTCTTCCTCATGCCGCACGAGTCATACACGTATTTGAGCTCGCGACTGGTGAAAGAAGTATCTCTCCTCGGGGGAACGGTGAAGGGCCTGGTTTCCCCAATGGTGGAGCGCATGCTGAGGGACCGGTATCGCCAACGCAAGCCCGGCAAAAAGTAA
- the rpmB gene encoding 50S ribosomal protein L28: MKRRCEICAKGPKVANRISHAHNVTKRRQFPNIHRVHVLINHAPRYIHVCTRCLRSGKVQKAS, translated from the coding sequence ATCAAGCGTCGGTGCGAGATTTGCGCGAAGGGGCCAAAGGTAGCCAATCGGATCAGCCACGCCCATAACGTGACCAAACGGAGGCAGTTCCCCAACATTCATCGCGTGCACGTCCTCATCAACCATGCCCCACGCTATATCCATGTCTGCACCCGTTGTCTCCGCTCCGGGAAAGTGCAAAAAGCCAGTTAG